Proteins co-encoded in one Ponticoccus alexandrii genomic window:
- the dusA gene encoding tRNA dihydrouridine(20/20a) synthase DusA, producing MMDWTDRHCRYLHRLMSRRSLLYTEMVTAPALVRGGALHLLDHHAAEHPVALQLGGSDPAELAEAARLGARAGYDEINLNCGCPSDRVQSGTFGAVLMKDAPLVAACVAAMREALPDGPEVTVKCRIGVDDQDPQEVLPAFIETVAAAGVTRFSIHARKAWLQGLSPKENREIPPLDYGLVRAMRARFPALHLSVNGGIATLDAAQVFLAEGLDGVMIGRAAYHQPWDILGRADSRLYGQPDPFDSPGDVVRAMMPYIDEHLASGGRLHQITRHMMGLFAGRPGARRWRQILSEGASRPGAGNALVEEALDSIPREEAA from the coding sequence ATGATGGATTGGACAGACCGGCATTGCCGATATTTGCACCGGCTGATGTCCCGCCGGAGCCTGCTTTACACCGAAATGGTCACGGCGCCCGCGCTGGTGCGTGGCGGGGCGCTGCATCTGCTGGATCACCACGCCGCCGAGCATCCCGTCGCCCTGCAACTGGGCGGATCGGACCCCGCGGAACTCGCCGAGGCGGCGCGGTTGGGCGCGCGCGCCGGATACGACGAAATCAACCTGAACTGCGGATGCCCGTCGGACCGGGTGCAGTCGGGCACCTTCGGCGCCGTGCTCATGAAGGACGCGCCCCTTGTCGCGGCCTGCGTTGCCGCCATGCGCGAGGCGCTGCCCGACGGGCCCGAGGTCACGGTCAAATGCCGCATCGGCGTCGACGACCAGGACCCGCAAGAGGTCCTGCCCGCCTTTATCGAGACCGTCGCCGCCGCGGGCGTCACGCGCTTTTCCATCCACGCCCGCAAGGCCTGGCTGCAGGGGTTGTCTCCGAAAGAGAACCGCGAGATCCCGCCGCTGGACTACGGGCTTGTCCGGGCGATGCGGGCGCGCTTTCCGGCGCTGCACCTGTCGGTGAATGGCGGCATCGCCACGCTTGACGCGGCGCAAGTCTTTCTTGCGGAGGGCCTTGACGGGGTGATGATCGGACGCGCCGCCTATCACCAGCCGTGGGACATCCTCGGGCGCGCGGACAGCCGCCTTTACGGCCAGCCCGATCCCTTCGACAGCCCCGGGGACGTGGTCCGCGCCATGATGCCCTACATCGACGAGCACCTTGCGTCCGGCGGCCGTTTGCATCAGATCACAAGGCACATGATGGGCCTCTTTGCCGGGCGCCCGGGCGCAAGGCGCTGGCGGCAGATCCTGTCCGAGGGTGCCAGCCGGCCCGGCGCAGGCAACGCGCTGGTCGAAGAGGCGCT
- a CDS encoding site-specific integrase, translated as MGSITTRKRKDGSHSYRARVRVMREGTVYHETKTFDRRPAATTWIKKREKELAKPGALEGLNVSDPPLSTAIERYTEEAVKEIGRTKAQVLRTIATYPIADLPCSTIKSKDIIEFLQSLPGQPQTVGNYASHLASIFAIARPMWDFRLDDREMRDAITVARRMGIISRSAQRNRRPTLDELDRLLAHFIDRRQRTPQAMPMHKVIAFALFSTRRQAEITRLTWDDFQKEHKRILVRDMKHPGEKLGNDIWVDLPDEAIRIIDSMPEHKAEIFPYSPDAITANFTRACKLLGIEDLHFHDLRHEGISRLFEMGWNIPHVAAVSGHRSWVSLKRYTHIRETGDKYANWPGIQLAIGNT; from the coding sequence ATGGGCTCGATCACCACACGCAAGCGCAAGGATGGAAGTCACAGTTACAGGGCACGTGTACGAGTGATGCGCGAGGGAACCGTCTATCACGAGACAAAGACTTTTGACAGACGCCCAGCTGCGACCACCTGGATAAAGAAGCGCGAGAAGGAGCTGGCAAAGCCTGGTGCGTTGGAAGGGCTGAACGTATCCGACCCTCCGCTGTCCACAGCGATCGAGCGCTACACTGAAGAGGCCGTAAAGGAAATCGGTCGCACGAAAGCGCAGGTCCTCAGGACCATCGCGACCTACCCAATCGCCGATCTGCCCTGCTCCACCATCAAGTCGAAGGATATCATCGAGTTTCTTCAGTCACTGCCCGGGCAACCGCAAACCGTCGGGAACTACGCGAGCCACCTCGCCTCCATATTCGCCATAGCTCGACCGATGTGGGACTTCCGACTGGATGACCGAGAGATGAGAGACGCGATCACCGTCGCGCGCCGCATGGGGATCATCTCGCGTTCCGCGCAGCGGAACCGCAGGCCCACCCTCGATGAACTCGACCGGCTGCTGGCTCATTTCATTGATCGGCGCCAGAGAACACCTCAGGCCATGCCCATGCACAAGGTGATCGCGTTCGCTCTCTTCTCGACGCGCCGACAGGCAGAGATCACCCGCCTCACCTGGGATGACTTCCAGAAGGAGCACAAGCGCATTCTGGTCCGCGACATGAAGCACCCCGGCGAAAAGCTGGGAAACGATATCTGGGTCGATCTGCCCGACGAGGCCATTCGGATCATCGACAGCATGCCCGAGCATAAAGCGGAGATCTTCCCCTACTCACCGGACGCAATCACGGCCAACTTCACCCGCGCTTGCAAGCTGCTCGGGATCGAAGATCTGCACTTCCACGATCTGCGTCACGAAGGCATTTCGCGGCTGTTTGAAATGGGCTGGAACATTCCTCATGTCGCAGCCGTCAGCGGACACAGGTCTTGGGTTAGCCTGAAACGCTATACGCACATCCGGGAAACAGGCGACAAATATGCAAACTGGCCCGGAATACAGCTCGCAATTGGCAACACATGA
- a CDS encoding GntR family transcriptional regulator — MKHAPEETQSARIARVLADRIISGEIPPGARLRQDHIATEFGASHVPVREAFRELQTQGLAESEPRRGFRVTEFDVAELREVAEMRSSLESLALRRAAPNMTRAILQEAEEVTRHGDSASTVRDWEAANRRFHRLILSPCRMPRLLRTIDDLQAASARFLFAAWRRDWEARTDHDHRAILDALRKGQTDLACATLARHVGWIGKRKTAVKNADMRETYEVPG, encoded by the coding sequence ATGAAACACGCCCCTGAAGAGACCCAGTCCGCCCGCATCGCCCGCGTCCTTGCCGACCGTATCATCTCGGGCGAGATTCCGCCCGGCGCGCGGCTCAGGCAGGACCACATCGCCACCGAGTTCGGCGCCAGCCACGTCCCGGTGCGCGAGGCTTTTCGTGAGCTGCAGACCCAGGGCTTGGCAGAGAGCGAACCAAGGCGCGGCTTCCGCGTCACCGAGTTCGACGTGGCCGAGTTGCGCGAGGTCGCCGAGATGCGCTCAAGCCTCGAAAGCCTCGCCCTGCGCCGCGCTGCGCCCAATATGACGCGCGCCATTCTTCAGGAAGCCGAAGAGGTTACGCGCCATGGCGACAGCGCCAGCACGGTCCGAGACTGGGAGGCGGCGAACCGTCGCTTTCACCGGCTGATCCTGTCCCCCTGCCGGATGCCCCGTCTGCTGCGGACCATCGACGACCTGCAGGCCGCCAGCGCGCGGTTTCTTTTCGCCGCCTGGCGACGCGACTGGGAGGCGCGCACCGATCATGACCACCGTGCCATTCTGGATGCGCTGCGCAAGGGGCAGACCGACCTCGCCTGCGCCACGCTCGCACGCCATGTCGGCTGGATCGGGAAGCGCAAGACCGCCGTGAAAAATGCCGACATGAGGGAGACTTACGAAGTTCCCGGATAA
- a CDS encoding biotin transporter BioY — protein MAFLTPSLTRPAALGRGLALALGGAALITLGAKIQIPFWPVPMTLHTLAVFFLAATLGPRLGFAAMAAYLAAGALGMPVFSGTPERGIGLAYMAGPTGGYLAGYLLGAGLTGWLAQGRGLIGRFLAMLAGLTVVYALGLAWLALYVPAQGLLAAGLTPFLLGDLVKLALASGLIAAIACLRTRAQ, from the coding sequence ATGGCATTCCTTACCCCCTCTCTGACCCGTCCCGCAGCGCTCGGGCGCGGCCTCGCGCTGGCGCTCGGCGGCGCGGCGCTGATCACGCTGGGCGCCAAGATCCAGATCCCGTTCTGGCCGGTGCCGATGACGCTGCACACACTGGCGGTGTTCTTCCTGGCCGCAACGCTAGGGCCGAGGCTCGGCTTTGCGGCAATGGCGGCCTATCTGGCAGCGGGCGCCCTGGGGATGCCCGTCTTCTCGGGCACGCCGGAACGCGGAATCGGACTGGCCTACATGGCCGGGCCGACCGGCGGTTATCTTGCGGGCTACCTGCTGGGCGCGGGCCTGACCGGCTGGCTGGCGCAGGGGCGCGGGTTGATCGGGCGCTTTCTGGCGATGCTGGCAGGCCTCACTGTGGTCTATGCCCTCGGCCTTGCCTGGCTGGCGCTCTATGTCCCGGCGCAGGGGCTGCTGGCGGCGGGCCTCACGCCCTTCCTTCTCGGCGATCTGGTCAAGCTGGCGCTGGCCTCGGGCCTCATCGCGGCCATCGCCTGCCTGCGGACCCGCGCGCAATGA
- the bioB gene encoding biotin synthase BioB, which translates to MIRTDWTMAEARAIHALPFADLMHRAQTLHRAHFDPNAIETASLLSIKTGGCPEDCGYCSQSAHHDTGVKATRLMQTDEVLAAARRAKAAGAQRFCMGAAWRSPKDRDMDKLCDMVRGVADLGLETCMTLGMLSPEQVARLKAAGLDFYNHNIDTSPEYYAQIASTRTMEDRLDTVEQVRNGGIKVCCGGILGMGEAEEDRIAMLVTLATLPAHPDSVPVNLWNEIEGVPVQARAQSVDPFALVRIVALARILMPASVVRLSAGRTGMSDELQALCFLAGANSIFVGDQLLTTGNPAAWKDQDLLTRLGMHVAPAQARPRVAAE; encoded by the coding sequence ATGATCCGGACAGACTGGACCATGGCAGAGGCCAGGGCGATCCACGCCCTGCCCTTTGCCGACCTCATGCATCGGGCCCAGACGCTCCACCGCGCGCATTTCGACCCCAATGCGATCGAGACCGCCAGCCTGCTCAGCATCAAGACCGGCGGCTGCCCCGAGGATTGCGGTTATTGCTCGCAATCCGCCCACCACGACACAGGCGTCAAGGCCACCAGGCTGATGCAGACCGACGAGGTTCTGGCCGCCGCACGGCGCGCCAAGGCTGCGGGTGCGCAGAGGTTCTGCATGGGAGCCGCCTGGCGCAGCCCCAAGGACCGCGACATGGACAAGCTCTGCGACATGGTGCGGGGCGTGGCCGATCTGGGGTTGGAAACCTGCATGACGCTGGGCATGCTCTCGCCCGAACAGGTTGCGCGGCTGAAGGCGGCGGGCCTCGATTTCTACAACCACAACATCGACACCTCGCCCGAGTATTACGCCCAGATCGCCAGCACCCGGACGATGGAAGACCGCCTCGACACGGTCGAGCAGGTCCGCAACGGCGGCATCAAGGTTTGCTGCGGCGGCATCCTCGGCATGGGCGAGGCCGAGGAGGACCGCATCGCCATGCTGGTGACGCTGGCGACCCTGCCCGCGCATCCCGACAGCGTGCCGGTGAACCTGTGGAACGAGATCGAGGGCGTGCCGGTGCAGGCGCGGGCCCAGTCGGTCGATCCCTTCGCGCTGGTGCGCATCGTGGCGCTGGCCCGCATCCTGATGCCCGCCTCGGTCGTGCGGCTGTCGGCCGGGCGCACGGGGATGAGCGACGAGCTGCAGGCGCTGTGCTTCCTTGCCGGGGCGAATTCGATCTTCGTCGGAGACCAGCTGCTGACCACCGGCAACCCGGCGGCGTGGAAGGATCAGGACCTACTGACCCGACTGGGGATGCATGTCGCCCCCGCGCAGGCCCGGCCCCGGGTCGCGGCGGAATAG
- a CDS encoding PLP-dependent aminotransferase family protein, translated as MRDPLALEIEPSHGGPLFLAIAEAITRDITRGRLRPGARLPGTRALARELGVHRNTVDAAYQELLTQGWLQAEPARGTYVAQDLPQEMLARRSAPAPMDPVAPRAGLAFTDGAPDPKLVPDKALARAFRRALLSPAFRAGADYGDARGTSPLREALAGYLASDRGVVADPSRLLITRGSQMALFLAVRAALSPGEVIAVEEPGYPLAWEAFRAAGAEVRGVPVDGGGLRIDALEAALARDPRIRAVYVTPHHQYPTTVTMGAARRLQLLELAQRHGLTLIEDDYDHEYRFEGRPVLPLAARAPDGLPLIYVGSLSKLLSPGIRLGYALAPEPLLRRMAKARAAIDRQGDAPLEAALAELIRDGDLGRHARKARRVYRARRDLLAALLGEHLAGRVTFDLPAGGLALWLRCEGVPAEAWAKAAGQAGLALLPGTRFALEGPAPQAFRLGYAALDEGQIARAVDILAQSVPG; from the coding sequence ATGCGCGACCCTCTTGCCCTCGAGATCGAGCCGAGCCATGGCGGTCCGCTGTTCCTCGCCATTGCCGAGGCCATCACCCGTGACATCACCCGCGGGCGGCTGAGGCCCGGGGCGCGACTGCCCGGCACGCGGGCGCTGGCGCGCGAGCTGGGGGTGCATCGCAACACGGTGGATGCGGCCTATCAGGAGCTGTTGACCCAGGGTTGGCTGCAGGCCGAACCCGCGCGGGGCACATACGTCGCGCAGGATCTGCCACAGGAGATGCTGGCCCGCAGGTCAGCGCCCGCGCCGATGGACCCGGTGGCGCCGCGCGCGGGGCTCGCGTTCACCGACGGCGCGCCGGACCCCAAGCTGGTGCCCGACAAGGCGCTGGCCCGAGCCTTTCGCCGGGCGCTGCTGTCGCCCGCCTTCCGCGCCGGGGCGGATTACGGCGATGCGCGCGGAACGTCCCCACTGCGCGAGGCGCTGGCAGGCTATCTCGCCTCGGACCGGGGTGTGGTGGCGGACCCGTCGCGGCTCTTGATCACGCGGGGCAGCCAGATGGCGCTGTTCCTGGCCGTGCGGGCGGCGCTGTCTCCGGGCGAGGTGATCGCGGTGGAGGAACCGGGATATCCGCTGGCTTGGGAGGCGTTCCGCGCGGCGGGGGCAGAGGTGCGGGGCGTGCCGGTGGATGGCGGCGGCCTCAGGATTGACGCGCTGGAGGCCGCGCTGGCCCGCGATCCGCGCATCCGGGCGGTCTATGTCACGCCACATCACCAGTATCCGACCACGGTGACGATGGGCGCGGCGCGGCGGCTGCAGCTGCTGGAGTTGGCGCAGCGCCATGGGCTCACGCTGATCGAGGACGATTACGACCACGAGTACCGGTTCGAGGGCCGCCCCGTGCTGCCGCTGGCCGCCCGTGCGCCCGATGGTCTGCCGTTGATCTATGTGGGCTCGCTGTCCAAGCTGCTTTCGCCGGGCATCCGGTTGGGCTATGCGCTGGCGCCAGAGCCGCTGCTGCGGCGGATGGCCAAGGCGCGCGCCGCCATTGACCGGCAGGGCGACGCGCCACTGGAGGCGGCGCTGGCGGAGCTGATCCGCGATGGCGATCTCGGCCGTCACGCCCGCAAGGCGCGGCGGGTCTACCGGGCGCGGCGGGATCTACTTGCGGCGCTGTTGGGGGAGCATCTGGCCGGGCGCGTCACTTTTGACCTGCCCGCCGGGGGACTCGCGCTGTGGCTGCGTTGCGAGGGGGTGCCGGCCGAGGCTTGGGCCAAAGCTGCGGGGCAGGCGGGTCTGGCGCTGCTGCCGGGTACGCGCTTCGCGCTGGAGGGTCCGGCGCCGCAGGCCTTCCGTCTGGGCTATGCGGCGCTGGACGAAGGGCAGATCGCCCGGGCGGTGGACATCCTCGCCCAGAGCGTTCCGGGCTGA
- a CDS encoding glutamine amidotransferase: MKSALILRHLAFEDLGSFAPALRDAGYQLQDIEAAVAPLPDPLEPDLVVVLGGPISVNDGAAYPCMTEERDWLAMRLAADRPTLGICLGAQFMAAALGARVAPLAEKEIGFAPLTLTARGRAGPLAHLSDIPVLHWHGEGFDLPAGAERLAATPACETQGFARGRTILGLQFHPEAGILPDFERWLIGHSTELAQAGIAPEALRQDARAHGPALRTAGQAMLKQWLRELEE, translated from the coding sequence ATGAAATCCGCCCTGATCCTGCGCCACCTGGCCTTTGAAGACCTCGGGTCCTTTGCCCCGGCTCTGAGGGACGCGGGCTATCAGCTCCAGGACATCGAGGCGGCGGTGGCCCCACTGCCCGACCCGCTGGAACCGGATCTGGTCGTGGTGCTGGGCGGGCCGATCAGCGTGAACGACGGCGCCGCCTATCCTTGCATGACAGAGGAGCGGGACTGGCTGGCCATGAGGCTGGCGGCGGATCGTCCGACCCTCGGCATTTGCCTCGGCGCACAATTCATGGCCGCAGCCCTCGGCGCCCGTGTCGCCCCGCTCGCCGAAAAGGAGATCGGCTTCGCGCCCCTGACCCTGACCGCGCGCGGCCGGGCCGGCCCGCTTGCCCACCTCTCGGACATCCCGGTGCTGCACTGGCATGGCGAGGGCTTCGACCTGCCTGCCGGAGCAGAGCGCCTCGCCGCGACCCCCGCCTGCGAAACGCAGGGCTTCGCCCGGGGCCGCACCATTCTGGGCCTGCAATTCCACCCCGAGGCCGGGATCCTGCCGGATTTCGAACGCTGGCTGATCGGCCACAGCACAGAGCTGGCGCAGGCAGGAATTGCCCCCGAAGCCCTCCGGCAGGATGCCAGGGCACATGGCCCGGCCCTGCGGACCGCCGGTCAGGCCATGCTGAAACAATGGCTGCGGGAGTTGGAGGAATGA
- a CDS encoding MOSC domain-containing protein, protein MRPVTLLTGRAAPLPGSDTLSGIGKTPVTHPLTLSPEGFEGDEQADRRVHGGIEKAVHHYPLDHYSDWRAELSDLQALTAPGGFGENISTAGLTEAEVAVGDTFRLGDALIQVSQGRQPCWKLNHRFGVPNMARRVQQTGRTGWYYRVLEPGTVTPGDRLELIDRLAPDWTLRRLWHALYVDRMNLVELEGIAALDVLAEGWRKYAVRRLDSRRVEDWSARLDGTA, encoded by the coding sequence ATGAGGCCCGTCACACTCCTGACAGGTCGCGCCGCTCCCCTGCCCGGCAGCGACACGCTGAGCGGGATCGGCAAGACGCCGGTCACCCACCCGCTGACGCTCAGCCCCGAGGGATTCGAGGGCGACGAACAGGCCGACCGGCGGGTACATGGCGGCATCGAGAAGGCTGTCCATCACTATCCGCTCGATCATTACAGCGACTGGCGCGCGGAACTCAGTGACCTTCAGGCGCTGACCGCTCCCGGCGGGTTCGGCGAGAACATCTCGACCGCCGGGCTCACCGAAGCGGAGGTCGCCGTGGGCGACACTTTCCGGCTGGGCGACGCGCTGATCCAGGTCTCGCAGGGGCGCCAGCCCTGCTGGAAGCTCAACCACCGCTTCGGCGTGCCCAACATGGCGCGGCGCGTGCAGCAGACCGGGCGCACGGGGTGGTATTACCGCGTGCTCGAACCCGGCACCGTTACCCCCGGGGACCGGCTGGAGCTGATCGACCGCCTGGCACCGGACTGGACTTTACGACGGCTCTGGCACGCTCTCTATGTGGACCGGATGAACCTGGTCGAACTCGAAGGCATCGCCGCGCTCGATGTCCTGGCCGAGGGCTGGCGCAAATATGCGGTCCGGCGTCTGGATAGCCGCCGGGTCGAGGACTGGAGCGCAAGACTGGACGGCACCGCATGA
- the pdxY gene encoding pyridoxal kinase — protein sequence MKRPPFVISIQSQVVFGHVGNSAALFPMQAAGLEVAAIPTVVFSNTPDYPTLRGRALPPEFFSDLLQGARERGLPERADYILTGYIGSLDVAGMVADFVAEAKAANPRLCYICDPVMGDTGPGLYVPETIAGVMRDRLLPMADIATPNPFELAWLTGRQIHTLPDLHAAREALHIAPAAHLIATGCVLDDTGLDQIETVLLGPEGLSRHPTERLPIALPGTGDLFAGLVVAGIGRGLALPHAIETAQTLTARALSHAKALSAGEVVLSEPAFRRALLSPGSG from the coding sequence ATGAAACGCCCCCCTTTCGTCATTTCGATCCAGAGCCAGGTGGTCTTCGGCCATGTCGGCAATTCCGCCGCGCTCTTCCCGATGCAGGCGGCCGGGCTTGAGGTGGCGGCGATCCCCACCGTGGTGTTCTCGAATACACCCGATTACCCGACCTTGCGCGGCCGCGCCCTGCCGCCCGAGTTCTTCTCCGACCTGCTGCAGGGCGCGCGCGAACGCGGGTTGCCAGAGCGGGCGGATTATATCCTCACCGGCTATATCGGCTCGCTCGATGTGGCCGGGATGGTGGCCGATTTCGTGGCCGAGGCGAAGGCCGCGAACCCGCGCCTGTGCTATATTTGCGATCCGGTGATGGGCGACACCGGTCCCGGGCTCTATGTGCCAGAAACCATCGCCGGCGTAATGCGTGACCGGCTTTTGCCGATGGCCGATATCGCCACGCCGAACCCCTTCGAACTCGCCTGGCTCACCGGGCGGCAGATCCACACACTGCCCGATCTTCACGCTGCGCGCGAGGCGCTCCACATCGCCCCCGCCGCGCATCTGATCGCCACTGGCTGCGTGCTCGACGACACCGGACTCGACCAGATCGAAACCGTGCTCCTCGGACCCGAGGGCCTCAGCCGCCACCCGACCGAGCGCCTGCCGATCGCCCTGCCCGGCACCGGCGATCTCTTCGCCGGGTTGGTGGTCGCGGGCATCGGGCGGGGCCTTGCCCTGCCCCACGCCATCGAGACGGCCCAAACCCTCACCGCCCGCGCCCTCAGCCACGCGAAGGCGCTCAGCGCCGGCGAGGTGGTGCTGAGCGAGCCAGCGTTCCGTCGCGCCCTGCTGTCGCCTGGGTCCGGCTGA
- a CDS encoding phosphatase domain-containing protein, translating into MLSRIWKRLDSAERRVRHSFGKDISTPSARRWSTLHYNLFDHAFLRGFWTNFWPVAPGVWRSNQPTHRRFEKYKAMGIKTVINLRGEDKYAHYLFERESCEALGLTLVDTKLWAREAAPRRRIVAVIDALRSAEKPLVFHCKSGADRAGMVSAMYLLIFENAPLAVAKKQLGLKYAHLTFTKTGVQGYVLDTYGARLTLGEIGFEDWIRTEYVARPIQEGFDARRRPLETAHLLMEPQA; encoded by the coding sequence ATGTTGTCACGCATCTGGAAGCGACTCGACAGCGCCGAACGGCGCGTGCGGCATTCCTTTGGCAAGGATATCTCGACCCCGTCCGCCCGGCGCTGGTCGACGCTGCATTACAACCTTTTTGACCATGCCTTCCTGCGCGGGTTCTGGACCAACTTCTGGCCCGTCGCGCCCGGCGTCTGGCGGTCCAACCAGCCGACACACCGGCGCTTCGAGAAATACAAGGCCATGGGCATCAAAACCGTGATCAACCTGCGCGGCGAGGACAAATACGCCCATTATCTCTTTGAACGCGAAAGCTGCGAGGCGCTGGGGCTGACCCTTGTGGACACCAAGCTTTGGGCCCGCGAGGCCGCCCCGCGCCGCCGCATCGTCGCCGTGATCGACGCCCTGCGCAGCGCCGAGAAACCCTTGGTGTTCCACTGCAAATCCGGCGCCGACCGGGCTGGCATGGTCTCTGCCATGTACCTGCTGATCTTCGAGAACGCCCCTCTGGCGGTCGCCAAGAAGCAGTTGGGTCTGAAATACGCGCATCTGACCTTCACCAAGACCGGCGTGCAGGGCTATGTACTCGACACCTACGGCGCGCGCCTGACGCTGGGCGAGATCGGCTTCGAGGACTGGATTCGCACGGAGTACGTCGCCCGCCCGATCCAGGAGGGCTTTGACGCGCGCCGCAGGCCGCTGGAAACCGCGCACCTGCTGATGGAGCCGCAGGCTTGA
- a CDS encoding ABC transporter transmembrane domain-containing protein — protein MTAAPDPSDPGLTEEPRPRRLLWWIWQTYLHRYKGLMLLAMVFMAIEGSMFGLLSYMMKPMFDDVFVGSNQSALATVGLIVMAIFMTRAVASVAQKVLLVRVSQMSVADIRQDLLEHVMRLDPAFHQKYGPGYLIQRVEGDVGAISKVWSTLITGAGRDVIALFSLFGVALAIDWRWTLVALVGAPLLIGPSVLLQRYVRRNARRSRDVAAGLSTRMNEIFLGILPVKLNRLERWQAKKYRALTRERIRVETRSAAGQASLPGLIDVMSGIGFVGVLYYGGGEILSGEKSVGDFMAFFTAIGLAFEPLRRLGAISGVWQVAAASIERIQQLLQTRPALADPARPVAAPEGVPDINLRDVHLSYGEAAILNGLTLTAEAGKTTALVGASGAGKSTVFNMLTRLVDPSSGAVEIGGVPVDAMRLRDLRAMISVVAQEALLFDESLRENIVLDREVPDADLHRALEAAHVADFVPRLDRGLDTPVGPRGSGLSGGQRQRVAIARAILRDAPILLLDEATSALDAQSEQVVQAALERLSKGRTTLVIAHRLSTVRNADKIVVMDAGKVVDEGTHDSLIARPGPYADLYRLQFEGAEGMR, from the coding sequence TTGACCGCCGCCCCCGACCCCAGCGACCCCGGCCTGACCGAAGAGCCGCGCCCGCGCCGCCTGCTCTGGTGGATCTGGCAGACCTACCTGCATCGCTACAAGGGGCTGATGCTGCTGGCCATGGTCTTCATGGCCATCGAAGGGTCGATGTTCGGGCTGCTGAGCTACATGATGAAGCCGATGTTCGACGATGTCTTCGTCGGCAGCAACCAAAGCGCGCTGGCGACCGTCGGGCTGATCGTCATGGCGATCTTTATGACCCGCGCCGTGGCCAGCGTGGCGCAGAAGGTGCTGCTGGTGCGGGTCTCGCAGATGTCGGTGGCCGACATCCGGCAGGACCTGCTGGAACACGTGATGCGGCTGGATCCGGCGTTTCACCAGAAATACGGCCCCGGCTACCTGATCCAGCGGGTCGAAGGCGACGTCGGCGCGATTTCCAAGGTCTGGAGCACACTGATCACCGGCGCCGGGCGCGACGTGATCGCGCTTTTCTCGCTGTTCGGCGTGGCGCTGGCGATCGACTGGCGCTGGACGCTGGTGGCGCTGGTCGGCGCGCCGCTGCTGATCGGTCCGTCCGTGCTGCTGCAACGCTACGTGCGCCGCAACGCGCGGCGGTCGCGCGACGTGGCCGCCGGGCTCTCGACCCGCATGAACGAGATCTTCCTCGGCATCCTGCCGGTGAAACTGAACCGCCTCGAACGCTGGCAGGCGAAGAAATACCGCGCCCTCACCCGCGAACGCATCCGGGTCGAGACGCGCTCTGCCGCCGGGCAGGCCTCTCTGCCCGGGCTGATCGACGTGATGTCGGGCATCGGCTTCGTCGGCGTGCTCTATTACGGGGGCGGAGAGATTCTGTCCGGCGAGAAGTCCGTCGGCGATTTCATGGCCTTCTTCACCGCCATCGGCCTTGCCTTCGAACCGCTGCGCCGTCTGGGCGCCATCAGCGGCGTCTGGCAGGTGGCCGCCGCCAGCATCGAGCGCATTCAGCAGCTGTTGCAAACGCGGCCCGCGCTGGCCGATCCCGCGCGGCCCGTCGCCGCACCGGAAGGCGTACCCGATATCAACCTGCGCGACGTTCACCTGTCCTACGGCGAAGCGGCGATCCTGAACGGCCTGACGCTGACGGCGGAGGCAGGCAAGACCACGGCGCTGGTCGGCGCCTCGGGCGCAGGCAAATCGACGGTCTTCAACATGCTGACCCGGCTGGTAGACCCCTCGTCCGGCGCGGTCGAGATCGGCGGCGTGCCGGTCGATGCGATGAGGTTGCGCGACCTGCGCGCCATGATCTCCGTCGTCGCGCAGGAGGCGCTTCTGTTCGACGAGAGCCTGCGCGAGAACATCGTGCTGGACCGCGAGGTCCCTGACGCGGATCTGCACCGCGCGCTTGAGGCCGCCCATGTCGCGGATTTCGTGCCGCGGCTGGACCGAGGCCTGGACACGCCCGTGGGGCCGCGCGGCTCGGGCTTGTCGGGCGGACAGCGGCAGCGGGTGGCGATTGCCCGGGCCATCCTGCGCGACGCCCCGATCCTGCTGCTGGACGAGGCCACAAGCGCGCTGGACGCCCAGTCGGAACAGGTGGTTCAGGCGGCGCTGGAACGGTTGTCGAAGGGCCGCACCACGCTGGTGATCGCGCATCGCCTGTCGACCGTGCGCAACGCCGACAAGATCGTGGTGATGGACGCGGGAAAGGTGGTCGACGAGGGCACGCACGACAGCCTGATCGCCCGCCCCGGCCCCTATGCCGACCTCTACAGGCTACAGTTCGAAGGCGCCGAGGGCATGCGCTAG